Proteins from one Ipomoea triloba cultivar NCNSP0323 chromosome 1, ASM357664v1 genomic window:
- the LOC115998720 gene encoding uncharacterized protein LOC115998720, with protein sequence MLGSGMSEKNGNFGWILRANPIVQWWFKVLVIGFFLGILIVWGIDGVNVNVGTLQKDFGVLRLNSSSAIFRPTFKDFTFTNVSLLPHSAKAPLLNLSQTFENLTQPQEELGPEIVPSEVNLTENGSVVVNSGAEAMVNLSVRDQELVGTSRLSWISAELEANYSSKLFDRWMAPGGEPCRESKTVGITIQGVDGSESSIELSTGDIHEFVFQALDDSGKPRCLGGDYFETDLSGEKWKSRPPIKDFGNGTYKFSLQVHPDFAGDYNLTIILLFRHYEGLKFSPQRFAVDQVLRVIPIKFNKSSAELPEISQCRKSDLGRDVWSGRWTRHAKNDSCPISNDGRYRCQEPNFPCQKPWCDGPLGSLESNGWVYSTHCSFKMYSSEEAWNCLSNRWIFWWGDSNHVDTIRNMLNFVLGLSEVKAVPRRYDMNITNPKNPSQMVRFTSIFNGHHNATANYLGLNSLSNAEYRELLKGYFSGNVVPDTIIMNSGLHDGVYWPNLRSFIQGADYAAAFWSKIVEAVKQRGLAPPEVIYRTTITTGGYARSLAFNPHKMEAFNGVVLDKLKAYGVLNRVIDDFDMTYPWHYDNRCNDGVHYGRAPLKYRWRDGQIGHQYFVDLMLCQVLLNALCTR encoded by the coding sequence ATGTTGGGTTCAGGGATGTCTGAGAAAAATGGGAACTTTGGGTGGATATTGAGGGCAAATCCCATAGTTCAATGGTGGTTTAAGGTGTTGGTAATAGGGTTTTTTCTTGGAATCTTGATTGTGTGGGGGATTGATGGTGTGAATGTTAATGTGGGAACTTTGCAGAAAGATTTTGGTGTTCTGAGACTCAATAGTAGCTCTGCAATATTTAGACCAACCTTCAAAGATTTTACCTTTACCAATGTTTCACTTTTACCCCATTCAGCTAAGGCTCCTCTGCTGAATCTCAGCCAAACTTTTGAGAATTTGACCCAACCCCAAGAGGAGTTGGGTCCTGAAATTGTTCCAAGTGAAGTTAATTTAACTGAAAATGGAAGTGTGGTTGTGAATAGTGGTGCTGAGGCTATGGTGAATTTGAGTGTGAGAGATCAAGAATTGGTAGGAACAAGTAGGTTGAGTTGGATTTCAGCTGAATTAGAAGCGAACTATTCGTCGAAGCTTTTCGATAGGTGGATGGCTCCGGGCGGTGAACCGTGTAGGGAGTCAAAAACTGTGGGTATAACGATTCAAGGCGTAGATGGTAGTGAGAGTAGTATCGAGTTGTCGACTGGGGATATTCACGAATTCGTTTTCCAGGCATTGGATGATTCGGGGAAGCCTCGTTGTTTAGGTGGGGATTATTTCGAGACTGATCTTTCTGGTGAGAAATGGAAGTCGAGGCCTCCAATCAAGGATTTTGGCAATGGTACCTACAAGTTTTCCCTCCAAGTCCACCCTGATTTTGCAGGGGATTACAATCTCACCATCATCCTATTGTTTCGACACTATGAAGGATTGAAATTCTCGCCTCAAAGATTCGCGGTCGATCAAGTCCTCCGTGTGATCCCCATCAAATTCAATAAATCCTCAGCGGAGTTGCCAGAAATATCACAGTGCAGAAAGTCTGATCTTGGTAGAGACGTTTGGTCTGGGCGGTGGACTCGACACGCCAAGAATGATAGCTGCCCTATTAGCAACGATGGGCGATACAGATGCCAAGAGCCAAATTTTCCATGCCAAAAACCATGGTGTGATGGTCCACTAGGCTCGCTGGAGAGCAATGGGTGGGTATACTCGACACATTGTTCGTTCAAGATGTATTCTAGTGAAGAGGCATGGAATTGTTTGAGCAACCGGTGGATCTTCTGGTGGGGCGATTCAAACCACGTTGATACCATCCGGAACATGCTTAACTTCGTTTTGGGGTTATCCGAGGTTAAGGCTGTTCCAAGAAGGTATGACATGAACATCACCAACCCCAAGAATCCATCCCAAATGGTCAGGTTTACAAGCATTTTCAACGGTCATCATAACGCAACAGCGAACTATCTGGGCTTGAATTCATTATCGAATGCAGAGTACAGAGAACTGCTGAAAGGTTATTTCTCGGGAAATGTTGTTCCAGACACCATCATCATGAATTCGGGTTTACACGACGGAGTGTATTGGCCTAATCTGAGATCTTTCATCCAAGGTGCTGACTACGCTGCCGCATTTTGGAGCAAGATAGTGGAAGCGGTGAAGCAGAGAGGATTGGCGCCACCCGAGGTAATATATAGGACAACAATCACAACGGGTGGCTATGCCCGAAGTCTAGCCTTCAATCCTCACAAAATGGAGGCATTCAATGGGGTAGTCTTGGATAAACTGAAGGCATATGGTGTCCTAAACCGGGTCATTGACGATTTTGACATGACCTATCCGTGGCATTACGACAACCGGTGCAACGATGGGGTCCACTACGGCCGTGCCCCGCTCAAGTACCGGTGGAGGGATGGGCAGATAGGACACCAGTACTTTGTGGACCTGATGCTCTGTCAAGTGCTGCTCAACGCACTGTGCACAAGATAG
- the LOC116015687 gene encoding uncharacterized protein LOC116015687, which translates to MAFNRVSLLKIILLLLLIAAIAAACLTLPVEKILKDFLVWVKDDLGPWGPLVLAVAYIPLTVLAVPASILTLGGGYLFGLPVGFVADSIGATIGAAAAFLLGRTIGRSFVISKLKDYPQFRAVAIAIRRSGFKIVLLLRLVPLLPFNMLNYLLSVTPVPIMEYVLASWLGMMPITFALVYVGTTLKDLSDVTHGWGEFSKTRWVFIVLGLLVSVVLIICVTRVAKAALEKALAENDDVDDILESPELPIVADPPGNLNQPLIIKIDDARDNHEN; encoded by the exons ATGGCTTTCAATAGGGTCTCCCTTTTAAAAATTATCCTTCTTCTTTTGCTTATTGCCGCCATTGCCGCAGCTTGCCTCACTCTTCCTGTTGAAAAG ATTTTAAAAGATTTCCTGGtatgggtaaaagatgatcttGGTCCTTGGGGTCCTCTTGTCCT GGCTGTTGCATACATTCCTCTAACAGTGTTAGCAGTCCCTGCTTCAATACTTACT TTAGGTGGTGGTTATCTGTTTGGTTTGCCTGTGGGTTTTGTTGCTGATTCTATTGGTGCTACAATTGGTGCTGCTGCAGCTTTCCTTCTTGGAAGAACG ATTGGGAGGTCATTTGTTATCTCCAAGTTGAAAGACTATCCTCAGTTTCGTGCAGTTGCAATTGCAATTCGAAGATCTGGCTTTAAG ATTGTTTTGCTGCTACGCCTTGTTCCTTTACTTCCGTTCAACATGCTGAACTACCTCTTGTCCGTGACACCAGTTCCGATTATGGAATATGTGCTAGCTTCATGGCTGGGAATGATG CCAATTACTTTTGCACTGGTCTACGTTGGAACAACTCTGAAGGACCTTTCTGATGTAACACATGGGTGGGGTGAATTCTCAAAAACCCGTTGG GTATTCATTGTGTTGGGCCTTCTGGTGTCTG TGGTTTTAATCATATGCGTTACAAGAGTAGCAAAGGCTGCACTAGAAAAGGCGTTGGCTGAAAATGATGATGTTGATGACATATTGGAATCACCAGAGCTACCCATTGTTGCGGATCCTCCTGGAAATCTCAACCAGCCGCTTATAATCAAGATAGATGATGCTCGGGATAATCACGAAAATTGA